Proteins from a single region of Enoplosus armatus isolate fEnoArm2 chromosome 6, fEnoArm2.hap1, whole genome shotgun sequence:
- the LOC139287109 gene encoding dihydrofolate reductase encodes METSRDKVQKKPVRLIAAVCNDGGIGKDGKLPWHLPSEFQYFLNTVTRVSRPGKMNMMVWGKLCWYSHPENMFPLANVLHVVLSTTLKAVPDHAHFLCQDFESAIRLAAQPPLADLIETIWIVGGTQVYKDALKHPWCDLVYLTDVMADFDCDVFFPEFDRGLFKEQERFPGVPSGIQEENDIKYKFQVFKRESGDAV; translated from the exons ATGGAAACGAGTCGGGACAAAGTGCAGAAAAAACCTGTTCGCCTCATAGCAGCTGTCTGCAATGACGGGGGGATCGGGAAAGATGGAAAACTGCCCTGGCACTTACC GTCTGAATTCCAGTACTTTCTGAACACTGTCACAAGGGTGTCGAGACCAG GAAAGATGAACATGATGGTGTGGGGCAAACTGTGCTGGTACTCACACCCAGAAAATATGTTTCCACTGGCCAATGTTCTGCATGTGGTGCTGAGTACGACACTGAA AGCGGTTCCAGATCACGCCCACTTCTTGTGTCAGGACTTTGAGAGCGCCATCCGCCTGGCTGCCCAGCCCCCCCTCGCTGACCTGATTGAGACCATCTGGATTGTTGGTGGGACGCAGGTCTACAAG GATGCATTGAAGCACCCGTGGTGTGACTTGGTCTACCTGACAGACGTCATGGCAGACTTTGACTGCGACGTTTTCTTCCCTGAGTTTGACAGAGGGCTATTTAAAGAGCAAGAAag ATTTCCTGGTGTACCGAGTGGAATTCAAGAGGAGAACGACATTAAGTACAAATTCCAAGTCTtcaagagagagagtggtgatGCGGTGTAG
- the cry1b gene encoding cryptochrome-1b — protein sequence MVVNTIHWFRKGLRLHDNPSLRDSIRGADSVRCIYILDPWFAGSSNVGINRWRFLLHCLEDLDASLRKLNSGLFVIRGQPTDVFPRLFKEWQITHLSYEYDSEPFGKERDAAVQKLASEAGVEVMVRISHTLYNLVKIIELNDGQPPLTYKRFQALINRMDAVELPAETITSEVIKNCATPISEDHDEKFGVPSLEELGFEIEGLTTAIWPGGETEALKRLERHLERKAWVANFERPRMNANSLLASPTGLSPYLRFGCLSCRLFYFKLTDLYRKVKKNNSPPLSLYGQLLWREFFYATATNNPCFDKMERNPVCVQIPWDRNPEALAKWTEGRTGFPWIDAIMTQLRQEGWVHHLARHAVACFLTRGDLWISWEEGMKVFEELLIDADWSVNAGSWMWLSCSSFFQQFFHCYCPVGFGRRTDLSGDYIRHYLPILKGFPAKYIYDPWNAPEEVQKAAKCIIGVHYPNPMVNHAEASRVNIERMKQIYQQLSCYRGLGLLATVPAKPNNGGNGSNVNTGTIQGPGGSSENSIHEGTSRTERGQSMQKRRREEAPLEGSSKSWRQSK from the exons ATGGTGGTCAACACCATCCACTGGTTCAGGAAGGGACTGCGGCTGCACGACAACCCCTCTTTAAGGGACTCCATCCGAGGAGCGGACAGCGTGCGCTGCATTTACATCCTGGACCCCTGGTTCGCAGGGTCCTCCAATGTGGGCATCAACAGGTGGAG gtttttgttgcattgtttaGAGGACTTGGACGCCAGCCTGCGCAAACTCAACTCCGGCTTGTTTGTCATCAGAGGCCAGCCTACAGATGTCTTCCCTCGTCTTTTTAAG GAATGGCAGATCACCCATCTATCTTATGAATATGACTCTGAGCCGTTTGGCAAGGAACGTGATGCTGCCGTCCAAAAACTAGCCAGTGAGGCTGGTGTAGAGGTCATGGTGCGGATTTCACACACCCTCTACAATCTGGTGAA GATCATAGAACTCAATGACGGTCAGCCTCCTCTTACGTACAAGCGCTTCCAGGCCCTCATCAACCGAATGGATGCTGTGGAGCTCCCTGCAGAGACCATCACATCTGAGGTGATCAAAAACTGTGCCACACCCATCAGTGAAGACCATGATGAGAAGTTTGGGGTGCCCTCCCTGGAAGAGCTTG gTTTTGAGATAGAGGGCCTGACCACAGCAATATGGCCAGGTGGAGAAACTGAAGCCCTCAAGAGGCTAGAGCGGCATCTGGAGAGGAAG GCATGGGTGGCAAACTTTGAGCGTCCACGTATGAACGCCAACTCCCTGCTGGCCAGTCCCACAGGCCTCAGCCCCTACCTGCGCTTTGGATGTCTCTCCTGTCGGCTCTTCTACTTCAAACTTACTGACCTGTACAGGAAG GTCAAGAAGAACAACAGCCCACCGCTTTCCTTGTATGGCCAGTTGTTGTGGAGGGAGTTCTTCTATGCGACTGCAACCAACAACCCCTGCTTTGACAAGATGGAGAGAAAccctgtgtgtgtccagatCCCCTGGGACCGAAACCCAGAGGCGCTGGCCAAGTGGACAGAGGGACGGACAGGCTTCCCTTGGATAGACGCCATTATGACCCAGCTGAGGCAGGAGGGGTGGGTCCATCATTTGGCGAGACACGCTGTGGCCTGCTTCCTCACCAGGGGAGACCTCTGGATCAGCTGGGAGGAAGGCATGAAG GTGTTTGAAGAGTTGCTCATAGATGCGGACTGGAGTGTAAATGCCGGCAGCTGGATGTGGCTTTCTTGCAGCTCGTTTTTCCAGCAGTTTTTCCACTGCTACTGCCCCGTGGGATTTGGGCGACGCACTGACCTCAGCGGGGACTACATACG GCATTATTTGCCCATATTGAAGGGCTTTCCAGCCAAATACATCTATGATCCTTGGAATGCCCCAGAGGAAGTGCAGAAGGCAGCCAAGTGTATCATAGGAGTCCACTACCCCAACCCCATGGTGAACCATGCTGAGGCCAGCCGTGTCAACATAGAGCGGATGAAGCAAATTTACCAGCAGCTTTCCTGCTACAGAGGACTGG GCCTGCTAGCAACAGTGCCTGCCAAGCCCAACAATGGTGGAAATGGCAGTAATGTCAACACAGGGACCATTCAAGGTCCAGGAGGGTCCTCTGAAAACTCCATACACGAAGGAACGTCTCGAACAG AAAGAGGACAGTCCATGCAGAAGCGGCGCCGTGAAGAGGCTCCACTTGAAGGCAGCTCTAAATCCTGGAGGCAGAGCAAATAG